A region of Methyloversatilis discipulorum DNA encodes the following proteins:
- a CDS encoding DUF748 domain-containing protein — MTVWLRRLAIVIAVLAVVGVAAFQFALHMLRSQVEAALGPRGEVASIEVGLDAVVLHAVRIRAQRDGDAPWPAEDELRAQRVEVVPQLRDLLSARVRIARITVEGAYLSMLRTRQGGLRVLPALLETGSAADTDGSMPPVHVARVELRDGTLDFFDASVRRTPHRLALTALNADIGPIDLPALDSTTTLVIDGTVKGPRQDGRLALNGEVVLATRDAKLEFSLRGVDLVAFQPYLIQAAETGVKRGTMDLDIRPVVADKHLTAPGTLTLTGLELASGNTFMGMPRAAVVGLMKDRNERISVDFTLEGRIDDPKFSLNEGFATRVTSAMADSLGVSLGGLVRGVGNAGSSVVKGVGEAVGKLFGD, encoded by the coding sequence GTGACGGTCTGGCTGCGTCGCCTCGCCATCGTCATCGCCGTTCTGGCGGTGGTCGGTGTCGCCGCCTTCCAGTTCGCGTTGCACATGTTGCGCAGCCAGGTCGAGGCGGCGCTGGGGCCGCGCGGTGAGGTGGCAAGCATCGAGGTCGGGTTGGACGCGGTCGTGCTGCATGCAGTGCGCATCCGTGCGCAGCGTGACGGCGACGCGCCGTGGCCGGCTGAGGACGAACTGCGCGCGCAGCGTGTCGAGGTGGTGCCGCAACTGCGCGACCTGCTGTCGGCGCGCGTACGCATCGCGCGCATTACCGTCGAGGGCGCCTATCTGTCCATGCTGCGTACCCGCCAAGGTGGCTTGCGCGTGCTGCCCGCCCTGCTCGAAACGGGCTCGGCTGCCGACACGGATGGCAGCATGCCGCCGGTGCACGTCGCGCGAGTCGAACTGCGCGACGGCACGCTCGACTTCTTCGACGCCAGCGTGCGGCGCACGCCGCACCGGCTGGCGCTGACAGCGCTCAACGCGGACATCGGCCCGATCGACCTGCCGGCGCTCGACAGCACGACCACGCTGGTCATCGACGGGACCGTCAAGGGGCCACGACAGGACGGTCGGCTGGCGCTGAATGGCGAGGTCGTGCTGGCCACGCGCGACGCGAAGCTCGAGTTCTCGCTGCGCGGCGTCGATCTGGTCGCTTTCCAGCCCTATCTGATCCAGGCCGCGGAAACCGGCGTCAAGCGCGGCACGATGGATCTGGACATCCGTCCAGTCGTTGCCGACAAGCACCTGACGGCGCCGGGCACGCTCACGCTGACCGGCCTCGAACTGGCTTCCGGCAACACCTTCATGGGCATGCCGCGGGCGGCGGTGGTCGGGCTGATGAAGGACAGGAACGAGCGCATCAGCGTCGATTTCACGCTCGAAGGGCGCATCGACGATCCGAAATTCTCGCTGAACGAAGGCTTCGCGACGCGCGTCACCAGCGCCATGGCCGATTCGCTCGGCGTCAGTCTTGGCGGCCTGGTGCGCGGCGTCGGCAACGCCGGCAGTTCGGTGGTAAAGGGTGTGGGGGAGGCCGTCGGCAAGCTGTTCGGCGACTGA
- a CDS encoding MarR family winged helix-turn-helix transcriptional regulator — MTFIDPMLLDQQLCFALYAAAHAITRCYTPGLKALGLTYPQYLVMLVLWQEDALTLKALAERLDLDSPTLTPLLKRLEANGYLTRARNRTDERALEIRLTEAGHALRERAEEVHAEVARQSGLPPDAMARMRAELQRLSAQLKGAEQARTQAG, encoded by the coding sequence ATGACCTTCATCGACCCGATGCTGCTGGACCAGCAGCTGTGTTTCGCCCTGTACGCCGCCGCCCACGCGATCACGCGCTGTTACACGCCGGGTCTGAAGGCGCTCGGGCTGACCTATCCGCAGTATCTGGTGATGCTGGTGCTGTGGCAGGAAGACGCGCTGACGCTGAAGGCGCTGGCCGAGCGGCTGGATCTCGATTCGCCGACGCTGACACCGCTGCTCAAGCGGCTTGAAGCGAACGGCTATCTCACCCGGGCGCGCAACCGCACGGACGAACGGGCACTCGAGATACGACTGACCGAGGCCGGCCACGCGCTGCGGGAACGAGCCGAGGAAGTACACGCGGAAGTCGCCCGTCAGTCCGGCCTGCCGCCGGACGCGATGGCGCGCATGCGGGCCGAACTGCAGCGCCTGAGCGCACAGCTCAAGGGCGCCGAACAGGCGCGGACACAGGCGGGTTGA
- a CDS encoding PhoH family protein, which produces MATRRPAAAPARRSRKSLPATKLFVLDTNVLMHDPTSLFRFEEHDIFVPIMTLEELDNNKKGMTEVARNARQVSRLLDEIVSGAEDKIAEGIPLAAASSDLASGHLLLQTEAINGVLPTALPTAKADNQIIAVVMHLSERHPGRQVILVSKDINMRIKARALGLHAQDYFNDKVLEDTDMLYTGTRELPEKFWDEHGGNLESWKENGRTMYRVKGPLCPDLLINEFVYKEAGAKQDKPFHALVRERAGKTAVLETLVDYSHHKNSVWGILARNREQNFALNLLMNPEVDFITLLGQAGTGKTLLTLAAGLTQVLETKLYSEIIMTRVTVPVGEDIGFLPGTEEEKMTPWMGALEDNLDVLNKTDDPNGSGEWGRAATMDLIRSRIKVKSLNFMRGRTFLNKFLIIDEAQNLTPKQMKTLITRAGPGTKVVCLGNIAQIDTPYLTEGSSGLTYVVDRFKGWPHSGHVTLQRGERSRLADHAAEVL; this is translated from the coding sequence ATGGCCACCCGACGCCCCGCAGCAGCCCCTGCCCGCCGTTCCCGCAAGTCGCTCCCGGCCACCAAGCTCTTCGTTCTCGACACCAATGTGCTGATGCACGACCCGACGTCGCTGTTCCGCTTCGAGGAACACGACATCTTCGTGCCCATCATGACGCTCGAAGAACTGGACAACAACAAGAAGGGCATGACCGAAGTGGCGCGCAACGCGCGCCAGGTGAGCCGCCTGCTCGACGAGATCGTCAGCGGTGCCGAAGACAAGATCGCCGAGGGCATCCCGCTGGCCGCGGCATCAAGCGACCTCGCCAGCGGTCATCTGCTGCTGCAGACCGAAGCGATCAACGGCGTACTGCCGACCGCACTGCCGACCGCCAAGGCGGACAACCAGATCATCGCGGTGGTGATGCACCTGTCCGAGCGTCACCCGGGTCGTCAGGTCATCCTGGTGTCGAAGGACATCAATATGCGCATCAAGGCCCGCGCGCTCGGGCTGCATGCGCAGGATTACTTCAACGACAAGGTGCTCGAAGACACCGACATGCTCTACACCGGCACGCGCGAGCTGCCGGAGAAGTTCTGGGACGAGCACGGCGGCAACCTCGAGTCGTGGAAGGAAAACGGCCGCACGATGTACCGGGTCAAGGGTCCGCTGTGCCCGGACCTGCTGATCAACGAATTCGTCTACAAGGAAGCTGGCGCCAAGCAGGACAAGCCCTTCCACGCGCTGGTGCGCGAGCGCGCCGGCAAGACGGCGGTGCTGGAAACACTGGTTGACTACAGCCATCACAAGAATTCGGTCTGGGGCATCCTGGCGCGCAACCGCGAACAGAATTTCGCACTGAACCTGCTGATGAACCCCGAGGTCGACTTCATCACGCTGCTCGGTCAGGCCGGCACCGGCAAGACGCTGCTGACGCTGGCGGCGGGCCTCACCCAGGTTCTTGAAACCAAGCTTTACAGCGAAATCATCATGACCCGGGTGACCGTGCCCGTCGGCGAGGACATCGGCTTCCTGCCCGGTACCGAGGAAGAGAAGATGACGCCGTGGATGGGCGCACTCGAAGACAATCTGGACGTGCTGAACAAGACGGACGATCCGAATGGCTCAGGCGAATGGGGGCGCGCCGCGACGATGGATCTGATCCGCAGCCGCATCAAGGTGAAGTCGCTGAACTTCATGCGGGGGCGCACCTTCCTGAACAAGTTCCTCATCATCGACGAAGCGCAGAACCTGACGCCCAAGCAGATGAAGACGCTGATCACGCGCGCCGGCCCTGGCACCAAGGTCGTGTGCCTGGGCAACATCGCGCAGATCGACACCCCTTACCTGACCGAAGGCAGTTCCGGCCTGACCTATGTCGTCGACCGCTTCAAGGGCTGGCCGCACAGCGGTCACGTCACCTTGCAGCGCGGCGAACGTTCGCGTCTGGCCGACCACGCTGCCGAAGTACTCTGA
- a CDS encoding peroxiredoxin: MSEIRADDFTLPSTSGADFLLSAAGKPLVIYFYPKDSTPGCTTESADFRDRYADLKALGADVVGISRDSIKSHQNFKAKLELPFELLSDPDETACTLFGVMKMKNMYGKQVRGVERSTFVIGPDNLILREWRGVKVPGHAEEVLAFIRSL; the protein is encoded by the coding sequence ATGAGCGAAATCCGGGCTGACGACTTCACCCTGCCCTCCACCTCCGGCGCCGACTTCCTGCTGTCCGCCGCCGGCAAGCCGCTGGTGATCTACTTCTATCCGAAGGACAGCACACCGGGCTGCACCACTGAAAGTGCGGACTTCCGCGACCGCTACGCCGATCTCAAGGCGCTCGGCGCCGACGTGGTCGGCATTTCGCGCGACAGCATCAAGTCGCACCAGAACTTCAAGGCCAAGCTCGAGCTGCCTTTCGAACTGCTGTCCGACCCGGACGAGACGGCATGCACGCTGTTCGGCGTGATGAAGATGAAGAACATGTACGGAAAACAGGTGCGCGGTGTGGAACGCAGCACTTTCGTCATCGGTCCGGACAACCTTATCCTGCGAGAGTGGCGCGGCGTGAAGGTGCCGGGCCACGCGGAAGAGGTGCTCGCCTTCATCCGCTCGCTCTGA
- a CDS encoding Mth938-like domain-containing protein has product MRTTPDFSPRDVKLHQTPRPTIPLVTGFGDGYLQIGERRVTRTILIAPEQLREDWGADDLDRLKPEDFTELAALPVQILLLGTGPTQRFPHPSLLRPMIEAGIGVEVMDTLAAARTYNILVAEGRAVAAALLLPDATS; this is encoded by the coding sequence TTGCGAACCACCCCGGACTTCTCCCCACGCGACGTGAAGCTGCACCAGACTCCCCGCCCCACCATTCCGCTGGTCACCGGCTTCGGCGACGGCTATCTGCAGATCGGCGAACGCCGGGTCACGCGCACCATCCTGATCGCGCCGGAGCAATTGCGCGAAGACTGGGGCGCCGACGACCTCGACCGCCTGAAGCCGGAAGACTTCACCGAACTCGCCGCGCTGCCGGTGCAGATCCTGCTGCTCGGCACCGGCCCGACCCAGCGCTTCCCGCACCCCTCTCTGCTGCGGCCGATGATCGAGGCCGGCATCGGCGTCGAGGTGATGGACACCCTCGCCGCCGCCCGCACCTACAACATCCTGGTAGCCGAAGGGCGAGCGGTGGCCGCCGCGCTGCTGCTGCCCGACGCGACATCCTGA
- a CDS encoding pyridoxal phosphate-dependent aminotransferase, with amino-acid sequence MSRHTPKESSESAIVHPPVTKSSKLANVCYDIRGPVLARARQMEEDGHRIIKLNIGNLAPFGFDAPEEIVQDVIRNLPDAAGYTDSRGLFAPRKAIMQYCQEKKIPGVGVDDIFIGNGASELIVMAMQGLLNTGDEVLVPAPDYPLWTAAVTLAGGTARHYICDEGADWMPDLNDIRSKITSSTRAIVIINPNNPTGALYSDDLLRDLVQIAREHKLIVFADEIYDKTLYDGATHTSIASLADDLLFVTFNGLSKNYRACGYRAGWMVVSGDKRHARDYIDGLNMLASMRLCSNVPGQFAIQTALGGYQSINDLIKPGGRLARQRDVAWELLTDIPGVSCVKPRASLYLFPKLDPKIYPIEDDQRFILELLEEQRVLLVQGTGFNWPRPDHFRVVFLPHEDDLRDAIGRIARFLDGYRKRHGT; translated from the coding sequence ATGTCCCGCCATACGCCCAAAGAGTCCTCCGAGTCCGCCATCGTGCATCCGCCGGTCACCAAGTCGTCCAAGCTCGCCAACGTCTGTTACGACATCCGCGGCCCCGTCCTCGCCCGGGCCCGCCAGATGGAGGAGGACGGCCACCGCATCATCAAGCTCAACATCGGCAACCTCGCGCCTTTCGGCTTCGATGCGCCGGAAGAGATCGTGCAGGACGTGATCCGCAATCTGCCCGACGCCGCCGGCTACACCGACTCGCGCGGCCTGTTCGCGCCGCGCAAGGCCATCATGCAGTACTGCCAGGAGAAGAAGATTCCCGGCGTCGGCGTGGACGACATCTTCATCGGCAACGGCGCGTCCGAACTGATCGTGATGGCGATGCAGGGCCTGCTCAACACCGGTGACGAGGTGCTGGTGCCGGCGCCCGACTATCCGCTGTGGACCGCCGCAGTGACGCTGGCCGGCGGTACCGCCCGCCATTACATCTGCGACGAGGGCGCCGACTGGATGCCCGACCTCAACGACATCCGCTCGAAGATCACGTCGAGCACGCGCGCCATCGTCATCATCAATCCGAACAATCCGACCGGCGCGCTTTACTCCGACGATCTGCTGCGCGACCTGGTGCAGATCGCGCGCGAGCACAAGCTCATCGTGTTCGCCGACGAGATCTACGACAAGACGCTGTACGACGGCGCGACCCACACCTCGATCGCCTCGCTGGCCGACGATCTGCTGTTCGTCACCTTCAATGGCCTGTCGAAGAACTACCGCGCCTGCGGCTACCGCGCGGGCTGGATGGTGGTGTCCGGCGACAAGCGCCACGCGCGCGATTACATCGACGGCCTGAACATGCTGGCGTCGATGCGCCTGTGTTCGAACGTGCCGGGCCAGTTCGCGATCCAGACCGCGCTCGGCGGCTACCAGAGCATCAACGACCTGATCAAGCCGGGCGGCCGTCTGGCGCGCCAGCGCGACGTGGCGTGGGAACTGCTGACCGACATACCGGGCGTGAGCTGCGTCAAGCCGCGCGCTTCGCTCTACCTCTTTCCGAAGCTCGATCCGAAGATCTACCCGATCGAGGACGACCAGCGCTTCATTCTCGAACTGCTGGAAGAACAGCGCGTGCTGCTGGTGCAGGGTACGGGCTTCAACTGGCCGCGCCCGGACCACTTCCGCGTTGTCTTCCTGCCGCACGAGGACGATCTGCGCGACGCCATCGGCCGCATCGCACGCTTCCTCGACGGCTACCGCAAGCGCCATGGCACCTGA
- a CDS encoding GNAT family N-acetyltransferase, which translates to MAPESPALDVVRVAAARAVTEPGWLARAETVHRALRPDLPADYAGTMRGIVADGGEIAVAVADGEVVGVTVFRSYRNTSCGVFFYVDDLVTDPAARSRGVGKRLLDWLAAEAKSRGATRLRLDSGTHRVDAHRFYHREGMHIACFHFSRDLA; encoded by the coding sequence ATGGCACCTGAGTCGCCGGCGCTGGACGTGGTGCGCGTGGCAGCCGCCCGCGCGGTTACGGAACCGGGCTGGCTCGCCCGGGCCGAAACCGTGCATCGTGCGCTGCGGCCGGATCTGCCGGCCGACTATGCCGGCACGATGCGGGGCATCGTGGCCGACGGTGGCGAGATCGCGGTCGCCGTCGCCGACGGTGAGGTCGTCGGTGTCACGGTCTTCCGCAGCTATCGCAACACGTCCTGCGGTGTGTTCTTCTACGTCGATGATCTGGTGACCGATCCGGCGGCGCGCTCGCGCGGGGTCGGCAAGCGGCTGCTCGACTGGCTGGCGGCCGAGGCGAAGTCGCGCGGCGCGACCCGGCTGCGGCTGGATTCCGGCACCCATCGCGTCGATGCGCACCGCTTCTACCATCGCGAAGGCATGCACATCGCCTGTTTTCATTTTTCGCGTGACCTGGCCTGA
- a CDS encoding homoserine dehydrogenase translates to MKPINVGLLGIGTVGGGTWTVLTRNQEEITRRAGRPIQITAVADRDVERAKSMTGGAARVTGDAFEVVRDPSIDIVVELIGGYTVAKQLVLEAIANGKHVVTANKALLAVHGQEIFAAAQAKGVMVAFEAAVAGGIPIIKAVREGLTANRIDWIAGIINGTTNYILSEMRDKGLTFADALADAQRLGYAEADPTFDIEGVDAAHKITLLSALAFGIPVQFERAHIEGITKLTAEDIRYAEELGYRIKLLGITKRKADGFELRVHPTLIPAKRLIANVEGVMNAVVVKGDAVGATLYYGRGAGAEPTASAVIADLVDVTRLHTADPEHRVPHLAFRADQLSDTPILPISEVESAYYLRLRVQDRPGVLADITRVLADQGISIDAMMQKEPSEGEQQANIIMLTHVTREKQVDAAIARIEALDSTVGAVTRLRLEELNG, encoded by the coding sequence ATGAAACCCATCAACGTAGGCCTGCTCGGCATCGGCACCGTCGGCGGCGGCACCTGGACGGTGCTCACCCGCAACCAGGAAGAAATCACCCGTCGTGCCGGTCGCCCGATCCAGATCACCGCCGTTGCCGACCGCGACGTCGAGCGCGCGAAGTCGATGACCGGTGGTGCCGCCCGCGTGACCGGCGACGCCTTCGAGGTGGTGCGTGACCCCAGCATCGACATCGTGGTCGAACTGATCGGCGGCTACACCGTGGCCAAGCAGCTGGTGCTGGAGGCGATCGCCAATGGCAAGCACGTGGTGACCGCCAACAAGGCACTGCTCGCCGTGCACGGCCAGGAAATCTTCGCCGCAGCGCAGGCCAAGGGCGTCATGGTGGCGTTCGAGGCGGCGGTGGCGGGCGGCATTCCCATCATCAAGGCGGTACGCGAAGGCCTGACCGCCAACCGCATCGACTGGATCGCCGGCATCATCAACGGCACCACCAATTACATCCTGTCGGAAATGCGCGACAAGGGCCTCACCTTTGCCGACGCGCTGGCCGACGCGCAACGTCTGGGCTACGCCGAAGCCGACCCGACCTTCGACATCGAAGGTGTGGATGCCGCGCACAAGATCACGCTGCTGTCGGCGCTGGCCTTCGGCATCCCGGTGCAGTTCGAGCGCGCCCACATCGAGGGCATCACCAAACTGACCGCGGAAGACATCCGCTACGCCGAGGAGCTGGGCTACCGCATCAAGCTGCTGGGCATCACCAAACGCAAGGCCGACGGCTTCGAGCTGCGCGTGCATCCGACGCTGATTCCGGCCAAGCGCCTGATCGCCAACGTCGAGGGCGTGATGAACGCGGTGGTGGTGAAGGGCGACGCGGTGGGCGCGACGCTGTACTACGGCCGCGGCGCCGGCGCCGAACCGACGGCCAGCGCGGTCATCGCCGATCTGGTCGATGTGACCCGCCTGCATACCGCCGACCCGGAACACCGCGTGCCGCACCTCGCCTTCCGCGCCGATCAGCTGTCCGATACCCCCATCCTGCCGATCAGCGAAGTCGAGAGCGCCTACTACCTGCGCTTGCGTGTGCAGGACAGGCCGGGCGTGCTGGCCGACATCACGCGCGTCCTCGCCGACCAGGGCATCAGCATCGACGCGATGATGCAGAAAGAACCGTCGGAAGGCGAACAGCAGGCCAACATCATCATGCTCACCCACGTCACGCGTGAAAAGCAGGTCGATGCGGCGATCGCCCGCATCGAGGCGCTGGACAGCACGGTGGGTGCGGTGACGCGCCTGCGTCTGGAAGAACTGAACGGCTGA
- a CDS encoding HPP family protein produces the protein MTGLTELLRRHLVSDAPPLSRAERWRSTLAGFFGLLLFEGVLFVLPLGTEEKRILAPLGATSVILFALPHSPLAQPWSVIGGLLLSAPLGYACGLWLPAGPWVMAVALAASIWLTAWARCIHPPAGAMALTMAMAAAQGAAIEPALMATAANTIAIMVAVMVVNNLVPGRHYPQGTPPAAQQQMHQAPPVIAHRDLEAALSEIDSFLDIREDDLVDLYERTLRHAFKRVHRMRCGDLIDGAVTAPAVEFATPLADAWLLMRKLRVDTLPVVDRSRRVIGLLSLEDFLREVSPEPNRSMGEAVRHLLARSPHTHSDKAEVVGQMMREVRDGVLVLRQNDSVADAAEALASGRQPAVPVINGADRLVGMLDRTDVVAALYHRIELADAMSAEPAPAG, from the coding sequence ATGACCGGCCTGACCGAACTGCTGCGGCGCCACCTGGTATCGGATGCCCCCCCGCTGTCCCGCGCAGAACGCTGGCGCAGCACGCTCGCCGGCTTCTTCGGCCTGCTGCTGTTCGAAGGCGTGCTCTTCGTGCTGCCGCTCGGCACCGAGGAAAAACGCATCCTGGCGCCGCTGGGCGCGACCTCGGTCATCCTGTTCGCGCTGCCGCACAGCCCGCTGGCCCAACCGTGGTCGGTGATCGGCGGCCTGCTGCTGTCCGCGCCGCTGGGCTACGCCTGCGGTCTGTGGCTGCCGGCCGGACCGTGGGTAATGGCGGTCGCACTGGCGGCGTCGATCTGGCTCACCGCCTGGGCGCGCTGCATTCATCCGCCCGCTGGCGCGATGGCGCTGACCATGGCCATGGCCGCCGCGCAGGGGGCGGCCATCGAGCCCGCCTTGATGGCGACCGCTGCGAACACGATCGCCATCATGGTGGCGGTGATGGTGGTAAACAATCTCGTCCCCGGCCGCCATTATCCCCAGGGCACGCCGCCTGCCGCCCAGCAGCAGATGCATCAGGCGCCGCCCGTCATCGCCCATCGCGACCTGGAGGCGGCGTTGAGCGAGATCGACAGCTTCCTCGACATCCGCGAGGACGATCTGGTCGATCTGTACGAGCGTACGTTGCGGCATGCCTTCAAGCGCGTGCATCGCATGCGCTGCGGCGACCTGATCGATGGCGCGGTGACGGCGCCCGCTGTCGAATTCGCAACGCCGCTGGCGGATGCCTGGCTGCTGATGCGCAAGCTGCGCGTCGACACGCTGCCGGTGGTCGACCGCAGCCGGCGGGTGATCGGTCTGCTGTCGCTGGAGGACTTCCTGCGCGAGGTGTCGCCCGAGCCGAACCGCTCGATGGGCGAGGCCGTGCGTCATCTGCTGGCGCGTTCGCCGCACACGCATTCGGACAAGGCGGAAGTGGTCGGACAGATGATGCGCGAGGTGCGCGACGGCGTACTGGTGCTGCGCCAGAACGACAGCGTGGCCGACGCGGCGGAGGCGCTGGCCTCCGGTCGTCAGCCGGCAGTGCCGGTGATCAATGGCGCCGATCGTCTGGTCGGCATGCTGGATCGCACCGACGTGGTGGCGGCGCTCTACCACCGCATCGAACTGGCCGACGCGATGAGCGCCGAGCCGGCGCCGGCCGGCTGA
- the thrC gene encoding threonine synthase, with protein sequence MHDAMYYVSTRGQAPQKRFTEILLGGLMEDGGLAIPVQYPRFSASDLEAMRGMDYRQLAFAILSRFADDIPAADLKALIDRTYTPEVYRNTVSGSDACDITPLYTLEPGLHLLELSNGPTLAFKDMAMQLLGNLFEYALEKSGQQLNIFGATSGDTGSSAEYAMRGKHGVRVFMLSPHGKMSRFQTAQMFSLQDPNIFNIAVRGVFDDCQDMVKAVSNDLEFKSKYCIGTVNSINWARVSAQVVYYFKGYFAATKHNGAQVSFTVPSGNFGNVCAGHIARMMGLPIRHLVVATNENDVLDEFFRTGVYRPRATAETLHTTSPSMDISKASNFERFIYDLVGHDAAQVRAMWGEVDRGRPFDLSASSLFGKVASEYGFQSGASNHAHRVATMRLADERWGRAIDTHTADGLKVALERREADVPMIVLETALPAKFSETVVEALGREPVRPAGMEDLESLPQRFEVMDADVAAMKDYIARHAG encoded by the coding sequence ATGCACGACGCGATGTATTACGTATCCACCCGCGGCCAGGCGCCGCAGAAGCGCTTCACCGAAATCCTGCTGGGCGGCCTGATGGAAGATGGCGGTCTCGCCATACCCGTGCAGTACCCGCGGTTCTCGGCGAGTGATCTCGAAGCGATGCGCGGCATGGATTACCGCCAGCTCGCCTTCGCCATCCTGTCGCGCTTCGCCGACGACATTCCGGCCGCCGACCTGAAGGCGCTGATCGACCGCACCTATACGCCGGAGGTGTATCGCAACACGGTGTCCGGGTCGGACGCGTGCGACATCACGCCGCTGTACACGCTGGAGCCCGGACTGCACCTGCTCGAACTGTCCAACGGCCCGACGCTGGCGTTCAAGGACATGGCGATGCAGCTGCTCGGCAATCTGTTCGAGTACGCGCTGGAAAAGAGCGGCCAGCAGCTGAACATCTTCGGCGCAACTTCGGGCGACACTGGCTCCAGCGCGGAATACGCGATGCGCGGAAAGCACGGCGTGCGCGTGTTCATGCTGAGCCCGCACGGCAAGATGAGCCGTTTCCAGACGGCGCAGATGTTCAGCCTGCAGGATCCGAACATTTTCAACATCGCGGTACGCGGTGTGTTCGACGACTGCCAGGACATGGTCAAGGCGGTGTCGAACGATCTCGAGTTCAAGTCGAAGTACTGCATCGGCACGGTGAACTCGATCAACTGGGCGCGCGTGTCGGCCCAGGTTGTGTACTACTTCAAGGGCTATTTCGCGGCGACCAAGCACAACGGCGCACAGGTGAGCTTCACCGTGCCGTCCGGCAACTTCGGCAATGTCTGCGCCGGCCACATCGCTCGCATGATGGGCCTGCCGATCCGTCACCTGGTGGTCGCGACCAACGAGAACGACGTGCTGGACGAGTTCTTCCGCACCGGCGTCTATCGTCCGCGCGCCACCGCCGAAACGCTGCACACGACCAGCCCGTCGATGGATATTTCGAAGGCCAGCAATTTCGAGCGCTTTATCTACGACCTGGTCGGCCACGACGCTGCCCAGGTTCGTGCAATGTGGGGCGAGGTCGATCGCGGCCGTCCGTTCGATCTGTCGGCGTCGTCGCTGTTCGGCAAGGTGGCTTCCGAATACGGATTCCAGTCCGGTGCCAGCAATCATGCGCACCGCGTCGCCACGATGCGGCTGGCCGACGAACGCTGGGGGCGCGCCATCGACACGCACACCGCCGACGGCCTCAAGGTCGCGCTGGAGCGGCGCGAGGCCGACGTGCCGATGATCGTGCTGGAAACCGCGCTGCCGGCGAAGTTCTCGGAAACCGTGGTCGAGGCGCTGGGTCGCGAACCGGTACGCCCGGCCGGCATGGAAGACCTTGAGTCGCTGCCGCAGCGTTTCGAGGTGATGGATGCCGACGTGGCGGCCATGAAGGATTACATCGCGCGCCACGCCGGCTGA
- a CDS encoding HDOD domain-containing protein codes for MNASLEALQRLSAELESGDIVFPTSIDVSLRIRQALENPDININEVARLVGAEPVLSAKALRLANSVAYNRSGNEITDVRTAVNRVGTEPIRMLTMSLIVRQMVDARADERLRVMTHDLWQHTIHVSALSFVIARRLSRLNADAAMFAGVVHEIGQFYLLARASAFPALLQREEELSGLMFSFSRSVGRAVLESLKVPTQIIDAVDDPSITGPVVPPRSLADVLFLAESMAAFPNPFCCATAEHDAAIAETVTADIDNETLDAVVAESQEEIDSVIATLQV; via the coding sequence GTGAACGCATCGCTTGAAGCACTGCAACGACTTTCGGCCGAACTGGAATCGGGGGACATCGTGTTCCCGACCAGCATCGACGTTTCGCTGCGCATCCGCCAGGCGCTCGAAAACCCGGACATCAACATCAACGAAGTCGCGCGCCTGGTCGGCGCCGAGCCGGTGCTGAGCGCGAAGGCGCTGCGTCTGGCCAATTCGGTCGCCTACAACCGCAGCGGCAACGAAATCACCGACGTGCGCACCGCGGTCAACCGGGTCGGCACGGAGCCGATCCGCATGCTCACGATGTCGCTCATCGTCCGCCAGATGGTCGATGCGAGGGCCGACGAGCGGCTGCGCGTCATGACGCACGACCTGTGGCAGCACACCATCCACGTGTCGGCGCTCAGTTTCGTGATCGCGCGCCGACTGTCCCGACTGAACGCCGATGCGGCCATGTTCGCCGGCGTCGTGCATGAGATCGGCCAGTTCTATCTTCTGGCCCGCGCTTCCGCCTTCCCGGCGCTGCTGCAGCGCGAGGAGGAACTGAGCGGCCTGATGTTCAGCTTCAGCCGCAGCGTCGGCCGGGCAGTGCTCGAATCGCTGAAGGTACCGACGCAGATCATCGATGCGGTCGACGATCCGTCGATCACCGGCCCGGTCGTGCCGCCGCGTTCACTTGCCGATGTGCTTTTCCTGGCCGAGAGCATGGCGGCCTTCCCCAACCCCTTCTGCTGCGCGACGGCTGAGCACGACGCGGCGATTGCCGAAACCGTCACCGCCGACATCGACAACGAAACGCTCGACGCGGTGGTGGCCGAGTCGCAGGAGGAAATCGACTCCGTCATCGCAACGCTGCAGGTGTGA